One Lachancea thermotolerans CBS 6340 chromosome F complete sequence DNA window includes the following coding sequences:
- the UTH1 gene encoding SUN family protein UTH1 (some similarities with uniprot|P36135 Saccharomyces cerevisiae YKR042W UTH1 Youth involved in determining yeast longevity involved in cell growth) has product MLSKIILASLAAAPVLAAPAGAHHHARRDAVTTVVQYVTAGGSSAPAASSAVSSAASSPAASSSKASSSGSSSPSSSSASPSSSSSSSSGISGDLSAFSGPSSKFQDGTVRCSDFPSGQGVIPLSWVGFGGWASIMSDDGSTADSCQDGYYCSYACQPGMSKTQWPSQQPSDGRSVGGLECRNGYLYRTNSDSEYLCEWGQDSAYAVNNKGQDIAMCRTDYPGSENMVIPTVVGAGSSQPVSVVKEDSYYKWGGKKTSAQYYVNNAGVGVEDGCVWGTDGSGVGNWAPVVLGSGYTDGKTYLSIIPNPNNSDAPNFNVKIEAADGASVSGECKYEDGKYSGSGSDGCTVTVTSGTANFVFY; this is encoded by the coding sequence ATGCTTTCCAAGATCATACTCGCGTCTCTCGCCGCGGCGCCCGTGCTGGCGGCTCCCGCCGGCGCCCATCACCACGCACGTCGTGATGCGGTGACGACGGTCGTTCAGTACGTGACCGCTGGCGGCTCCTccgcgccagcggcgtCGTCCGCGGTGTCATCCGCGGCGTCATCGCCTGCGGCTTCCTCGTCCAAGGCCTCTTCGTCGGGTTCGTCATCgccgtcgtcgtcgtcggcTTCGccttcctcctcctcctcctcctcctccgGTATCTCCGGCGACCTCTCCGCTTTCTCCGGCCCCTCCTCCAAGTTCCAGGACGGCACCGTGCGCTGCTCCGACTTCCCCTCCGGCCAGGGCGTCATTCCCCTCTCGTGGGTCGGATTCGGCGGCTGGGCCTCTATCATGTCCGACGACGGCTCCACCGCGGACTCCTGCCAAGACGGCTACTACTGCTCTTACGCGTGCCAGCCCGGTATGTCCAAGACACAGTGGCCATCGCAGCAGCCCTCCGACGGCCGCTCCGTCGGCGGACTCGAGTGCCGCAACGGCTACCTCTACCGCACCAACTCGGACTCCGAGTATCTGTGTGAGTGGGGCCAGGACTCCGCGTACGCGGTCAACAACAAGGGCCAGGACATCGCCATGTGCCGCACGGACTACCCCGGCTCCGAGAACATGGTGATTCCCACGGTCGTCGGCGCGGGCTCCTCGCAGCCCGTGTCTGTCGTCAAAGAGGACTCATACTACAAATGGGGCGGTAAGAAAACGTCCGCGCAGTACTACGTCAACAACGCCGGCGTCGGCGTCGAGGACGGCTGCGTGTGGGGCACCGACGGGTCTGGTGTCGGAAACTGGGCGCCAGTGGTGCTTGGCTCTGGCTACACGGACGGAAAGACTTACCTGTCGATCATCCCCAACCCTAACAACAGCGACGCGCCCAACTTCAACGTGAAGATCGAGGCCGCGGACGGCGCCAGCGTGTCGGGCGAATGCAAGTACGAGGACGGCAAGTACTCGGGCAGCGGCTCCGACGGCTGCACCGTGACGGTGACCTCTGGCACGGCCAACTTCGTGTTCTACTAG
- the UCC1 gene encoding Ucc1p (conserved hypothetical protein), translating into MLDHFPTELQLRLLACNPQLAFVSRGWYRLNNLFYRDLCVQLRPESYWKGLATWICAYVKSLDPDRKDARLINRGFMRDTGGEFVEFMCDSWQILYSVLFASPRFFGMDSARMEIEDSSNSVSEYCCPMELVGGREYECSVWFRKRSTLNKFGAVRVVCEADAPREAGAAGLVGGAGAVLLARDLPVSIDNWCESAGMYSFAAGKIRVPPELGHVQDARMRVWITSPTSVEMVAVDLRPYQRGKQWLFLSTPQQGIFSAEEQRLSKARMGWAMERTGNEEAPAAGAGAGAPAEDFRVVYRFPREQGKALKVRSVRYPWLGQGAVTRTLDRVRNIT; encoded by the coding sequence ATGCTGGACCATTTCCCGACagagctgcagctgcggcTGCTGGCATGCAACCCGCAACTAGCGTTTGTGAGCCGCGGCTGGTACCGGCTCAACAACCTGTTTTACAGAGACTTATGTGTGCAGCTGAGGCCCGAAAGCTACTGGAAGGGCCTCGCGACGTGGATCTGCGCGTACGTGAAAAGCCTAGATCCCGACAGAAAGGACGCGCGCCTGATCAATCGCGGGTTCATGCGCGACACGGGTGGCGAGTTCGTGGAGTTCATGTGCGACTCGTGGCAGATCCTGTACAGTGTGCTTTTCGCGAGCCCGAGATTCTTCGGGATGGACAGCGCGAGAATGGAGATTGAAGACTCCAGCAACTCGGTCAGCGAGTACTGCTGCCCGATGGAGCTGGTGGGCGGGCGCGAGTATGAGTGTAGCGTGTGGTTCCGGAAGCGCAGCACGTTGAACAAGTTTGGCGCCGTCCGAGTGGTTTGCGAGGCCGACGCGCCGCGCGAGGCCGGCGCGGCCGGCCTCGTCGGAGGCGCAGGCGCCGTGCTGTTGGCGCGCGACCTGCCCGTGAGTATCGACAACTGGTGTGAGTCCGCCGGGATGTACAGCTTCGCGGCGGGCAAGATCAGAGTGCCGCCGGAGCTGGGTCACGTGCAGGATGCACGGATGCGGGTCTGGATCACAAGCCCGACCAGCGTCGAGATGGTCGCGGTGGACCTGAGGCCCTACCAGCGTGGCAAGCAGTGGCTGTTCCTGTCGACGCCGCAGCAGGGGATATTCAGCGCGGAGGAGCAGCGGCTGAGCAAGGCGCGGATGGGCTGGGCGATGGAGCGCACAGGGAACGAGGAGGCGccggccgcgggcgcgggcgcgggcgcaCCCGCAGAGGACTTCCGCGTAGTGTACCGGTTCCCGCGCGAGCAGGGCAAGGCGCTGAAGGTGAGGAGCGTGCGGTACCCGTGGCTGGGGCAGGGCGCGGTGACGAGAACGCTGGACCGGGTGCGGAACATCACGTGA